A single Agrococcus sp. ARC_14 DNA region contains:
- the pyk gene encoding pyruvate kinase produces the protein MRRAKIVATWGPALAGYENTKAAIAAGVNVARMNLSHGDRSVHEEVYANIRRASDELRTPVGILVDLQGPKIRLGKIPGGPFELVEGARFTITTDEIEGDAERAGTTFKGLPADVKAGDPLLIDDGRIALRAVEVTETEVITEVVVGGPVSSNKGINLPGVAVNVPALSEKDESDLRWALDLGADIIALSFVRDASDIDRVHEIMAEEGRKLPVVAKIEKPQAVENLAGIIDAFDAIMVARGDLGVELPLEQVPLVQKRAVEMARRWAKPVIVATQVLESMIENPRPTRAEASDCANAILDGADAVMLSGETSVGKHAITTIETMARIVTAVEEQGLGRIPPLGTKPRTQGGAMTLAALEVADFVDAAAIVVFTESGDSARRMSRLRTKIPTFGFTPDPEVECRMQMVWGMQTHLVDRVTHTDDMIAQVDDVLIGKGLVAVGEKVVVISGMPPGISGSTNDLRVHRVGDVHAEAAPAYHGKRRIEVVHSVPTPEG, from the coding sequence GTGAGACGAGCCAAGATCGTCGCGACGTGGGGGCCGGCCCTTGCCGGCTACGAGAACACGAAGGCCGCTATCGCGGCCGGCGTGAACGTCGCGCGAATGAACCTGAGCCATGGCGACCGCAGCGTGCACGAGGAGGTGTACGCGAACATCCGCAGGGCCTCCGACGAGCTGCGCACGCCGGTCGGCATCCTGGTCGACCTGCAGGGCCCGAAGATCCGCCTCGGCAAGATCCCCGGCGGCCCCTTCGAGCTCGTCGAGGGCGCGCGCTTCACGATCACCACCGATGAGATCGAGGGCGACGCCGAGCGCGCCGGCACGACCTTCAAGGGCCTGCCAGCCGACGTCAAGGCGGGCGACCCGCTGCTGATCGACGACGGACGCATCGCGCTGCGCGCCGTGGAGGTCACCGAGACCGAGGTGATCACCGAGGTGGTCGTCGGCGGACCGGTGAGCTCCAACAAGGGCATCAACCTGCCCGGTGTGGCCGTGAACGTGCCCGCCCTGAGCGAGAAGGACGAATCCGATCTGCGCTGGGCGCTCGACCTGGGCGCCGACATCATCGCGCTCTCGTTCGTGCGCGACGCATCCGACATCGATCGCGTGCACGAGATCATGGCCGAGGAGGGCAGGAAGCTGCCCGTCGTCGCCAAGATCGAGAAGCCGCAGGCCGTCGAGAACCTGGCCGGCATCATCGACGCGTTCGACGCCATCATGGTCGCCCGAGGCGACCTGGGCGTCGAGCTGCCCCTCGAGCAGGTGCCGCTGGTGCAGAAGCGGGCGGTCGAGATGGCGCGCCGCTGGGCGAAGCCGGTCATCGTCGCCACGCAGGTGCTCGAGTCGATGATCGAGAACCCACGCCCCACGCGCGCAGAGGCGAGCGACTGCGCCAACGCGATCCTGGACGGCGCGGATGCGGTGATGCTCTCGGGCGAGACGAGCGTCGGCAAGCACGCCATCACCACGATCGAGACCATGGCGCGCATCGTCACGGCGGTGGAGGAGCAGGGCCTCGGCCGCATCCCTCCGCTCGGCACGAAGCCCCGCACGCAGGGCGGTGCCATGACGCTCGCAGCCCTCGAGGTCGCCGACTTCGTGGACGCCGCGGCCATCGTGGTCTTCACCGAGTCGGGTGACTCGGCGCGCCGCATGTCGCGACTGCGCACCAAGATCCCCACCTTCGGCTTCACCCCCGACCCCGAGGTCGAGTGCCGGATGCAGATGGTCTGGGGCATGCAGACGCATCTGGTCGACCGCGTCACCCACACCGACGACATGATCGCGCAGGTGGATGACGTGCTGATCGGCAAGGGTCTGGTCGCGGTGGGCGAGAAGGTCGTCGTGATCTCCGGCATGCCGCCAGGCATCTCCGGCTCCACCAATGACCTGCGCGTGCATCGCGTCGGCGACGTGCACGCGGAGGCCGCCCCGGCCTACCACGGCAAGCGCCGCATCGAGGTCGTGCACTCGGTCCCGACGCCCGAGGGCTGA
- a CDS encoding endonuclease domain-containing protein, whose translation MDSSHGFTVRDGLDRGYTSAELRSMAFTSPARGTRITAAIGDEAQALFEAVRVLALDDQFFSHSTAARIHGMPLPTRLETDRKVHLSSPTGRARMQRPGVVGHRLKSQTVEVDGVRVESRPDVFVHLATMLTVEELVMVGDWLVSPKRRAPLTVEDLRDALRRYDGARGLQRARHALSLVRVGAESPRESLVRLLVTGCLPEPTLQHEVFDPSGTFVARLDLSWPRLKLGVEYDGEHHTEPEQHARDQARIGRLRALGWHIITVTKHDLEDGGTRLLAAIVAAHRRYSTWTAA comes from the coding sequence ATGGATTCCTCCCACGGCTTCACTGTCCGAGACGGTCTCGACCGCGGCTACACGTCCGCAGAGCTCCGCTCCATGGCGTTCACCTCGCCTGCGCGCGGCACCCGCATCACTGCGGCGATCGGCGATGAGGCGCAGGCGCTCTTCGAGGCAGTCCGCGTCCTCGCCCTCGACGACCAGTTCTTCTCGCACTCGACGGCCGCGCGTATCCATGGCATGCCGCTTCCGACGCGGCTCGAGACCGACCGCAAGGTCCACCTCTCCTCGCCGACTGGCCGGGCCCGTATGCAACGACCCGGCGTCGTGGGTCACCGCCTCAAGTCGCAGACGGTCGAGGTCGACGGGGTGCGGGTCGAGTCGCGTCCGGACGTCTTCGTGCACCTGGCCACCATGCTGACCGTCGAGGAACTGGTCATGGTGGGTGACTGGCTCGTCTCGCCCAAGCGCCGCGCGCCGCTCACGGTTGAGGATCTGAGGGATGCGCTGCGGCGCTACGACGGGGCACGCGGGCTCCAGCGCGCACGGCATGCGCTTTCACTCGTGAGGGTCGGCGCTGAGTCTCCGAGGGAGAGCCTCGTGCGGCTGCTCGTGACCGGCTGCCTGCCTGAGCCGACATTGCAGCATGAAGTCTTCGACCCATCCGGAACCTTTGTCGCACGTCTCGACCTGAGCTGGCCGAGGCTCAAGCTCGGCGTCGAGTACGACGGCGAGCATCACACCGAGCCAGAGCAGCACGCCCGGGACCAGGCTCGGATCGGGCGACTGCGCGCCCTCGGGTGGCACATCATCACGGTCACCAAGCACGACCTGGAGGATGGCGGCACACGACTGCTCGCGGCGATCGTGGCCGCGCACCGCCGCTACTCCACGTGGACTGCTGCTTGA
- a CDS encoding response regulator, whose product MTDDLFAEPQIDTAAVAPSATTARTVLVAEDESLIRLDIVETLEAAGFNVIGEAGDGERAVELATELKPDLVVMDVKMPKMDGITAAEKIGAAKIAPVVLLTAFSQKELVERAGEAGALAYVVKPFTQNDLLPAIEIALARWDQIRALESEVADFADRFETRKLVDRAKGLLNQRMGLAEPEAFRWIQKASMDRRLTMGEVAQAVIEQLGTAKK is encoded by the coding sequence ATGACCGACGACCTCTTCGCAGAGCCCCAGATCGACACGGCAGCTGTCGCCCCGAGCGCCACCACGGCCCGCACGGTGCTCGTCGCCGAGGACGAGTCGCTCATCCGCCTCGACATCGTCGAGACGCTGGAGGCTGCCGGGTTCAACGTCATCGGCGAGGCCGGCGACGGTGAGCGCGCTGTCGAGCTCGCGACCGAGCTCAAGCCCGACCTCGTGGTCATGGATGTGAAGATGCCCAAGATGGACGGCATCACCGCAGCCGAGAAGATCGGCGCCGCGAAGATCGCGCCCGTCGTGCTGCTCACTGCCTTCAGCCAGAAGGAGCTCGTGGAGCGAGCCGGTGAGGCAGGGGCGCTCGCCTACGTGGTGAAGCCGTTCACGCAGAACGACCTGCTGCCGGCGATCGAGATCGCGCTGGCACGCTGGGATCAGATCCGCGCGCTCGAGTCTGAGGTCGCCGACTTCGCTGACCGCTTCGAGACCCGCAAGCTCGTCGACCGGGCCAAGGGCCTGCTCAACCAGCGCATGGGCCTGGCAGAGCCTGAGGCGTTCCGCTGGATCCAGAAGGCCTCGATGGATCGCCGCCTCACGATGGGCGAGGTCGCACAGGCCGTCATCGAGCAGCTGGGCACCGCCAAGAAGTAA
- a CDS encoding hotdog fold thioesterase, which yields MERREGRIGGQLAERMGIEFLKLSAEHSIARMPADGNLQPVGYVHGGAYCVIAETLGSVSANIHAGEGRYAVGTDINATHTRSIQSGWVTAECKAVHLGRSMTVHEIVCTDDEGRRASTLRITNFIKSR from the coding sequence ATGGAGCGGCGCGAGGGTCGGATCGGCGGCCAGCTCGCCGAGCGGATGGGCATCGAGTTCCTCAAGCTCTCTGCCGAGCACTCGATCGCGCGCATGCCCGCGGACGGCAACCTGCAGCCGGTCGGCTACGTGCACGGCGGCGCCTATTGCGTGATCGCCGAGACGCTCGGCTCCGTGAGCGCGAACATCCACGCGGGCGAGGGCCGGTATGCCGTCGGCACCGACATCAACGCCACGCACACGCGCTCGATCCAGAGCGGATGGGTGACGGCAGAGTGCAAGGCGGTGCACCTCGGGAGGTCCATGACCGTGCACGAGATCGTCTGCACCGACGACGAGGGCCGCCGCGCCTCGACGCTGCGCATCACGAACTTCATCAAGTCGCGCTGA
- a CDS encoding glutamate synthase subunit beta: protein MADPRGFLKVTERELPKKRPVPVRILDWREIGEPGDKAVLKRQAGRCMDCGVPFCHQGCPLGNLIPEWNDLTWRGEGRAASDRLHATNNFPELTGRLCPAPCESSCVLGINQPAVTIKSIEQTIADEAFANGWTEPHPPARLTGKTVAVVGSGPAGLAAAQQLTRAGHTVAVYERDDRIGGLLRYGIPDFKLEKKTIDARLAQMTAEGTRFRAGVQIGRDISWDELSERFDAVVVATGAPVARELDIPGRELDGVHLAMEYLVQQNRTVAGTHPANQISAEGKHVVVLGGGDTGSDCIGTAHRQGALSVTNLAIGVQPPTERPEHQPWPVHPTLFEVQTSHEEGGEREYLASTVEFVANKAGEVRALKIAETEIVDGTRRPKAGTEREIPADLVLLALGFTGADASIGEALEVPFERGVPKRQADFSTERPGVFVAGDAGRGASLIVWAIAEGRAAAAAVDAYLEGSSELPAPVKATDRAFAA from the coding sequence GTGGCTGATCCCCGTGGATTCCTGAAGGTGACGGAGCGCGAGCTCCCGAAGAAGCGCCCGGTGCCGGTGCGCATCCTCGACTGGCGCGAGATCGGCGAACCGGGCGACAAGGCCGTGCTCAAGCGGCAGGCGGGGCGCTGCATGGACTGCGGCGTGCCCTTCTGCCACCAGGGCTGCCCGCTCGGCAACCTCATCCCCGAGTGGAACGACCTCACCTGGCGCGGCGAGGGCCGCGCGGCGAGCGACCGCCTGCACGCCACGAACAACTTCCCGGAGCTCACGGGCCGGCTGTGCCCTGCGCCCTGCGAGTCGTCGTGCGTGCTCGGCATCAACCAGCCTGCCGTCACGATCAAGTCGATCGAGCAGACGATCGCCGACGAGGCGTTCGCGAACGGCTGGACCGAGCCGCATCCGCCCGCACGCCTCACCGGCAAGACGGTCGCCGTGGTCGGCTCCGGGCCCGCGGGGCTCGCCGCCGCCCAGCAGCTCACGCGCGCGGGCCACACCGTCGCCGTGTACGAGCGCGACGACCGCATCGGTGGCCTGCTGCGCTACGGCATCCCCGACTTCAAGCTCGAGAAGAAGACCATCGATGCCAGGCTCGCGCAGATGACCGCAGAGGGCACCCGCTTCCGCGCGGGCGTCCAGATCGGCCGCGACATCAGCTGGGACGAGCTCTCCGAGCGCTTCGACGCCGTCGTGGTCGCAACGGGCGCGCCTGTGGCGCGCGAGCTCGACATCCCGGGTCGCGAGCTCGACGGGGTGCACCTGGCGATGGAGTACCTCGTGCAGCAGAACCGCACGGTCGCCGGCACCCATCCCGCCAATCAGATCTCCGCGGAGGGCAAGCACGTGGTCGTGCTCGGCGGCGGCGACACCGGCTCCGACTGCATCGGCACCGCGCACCGCCAGGGCGCGCTCTCGGTGACGAACCTCGCGATCGGCGTGCAGCCGCCCACCGAGCGGCCCGAGCACCAGCCGTGGCCCGTGCACCCGACCCTGTTCGAGGTGCAGACCAGCCACGAGGAGGGCGGCGAGCGCGAGTACCTCGCCTCGACCGTCGAGTTCGTCGCGAACAAGGCCGGCGAGGTGCGCGCACTGAAGATCGCCGAGACCGAGATCGTCGACGGCACGCGCCGCCCGAAGGCCGGCACCGAGCGCGAGATCCCCGCAGACCTCGTGCTGCTGGCGCTGGGCTTCACGGGTGCGGATGCGTCGATCGGCGAGGCGCTCGAGGTCCCGTTCGAGCGCGGCGTGCCGAAGCGGCAGGCAGACTTCTCGACCGAGCGTCCGGGCGTGTTCGTCGCCGGCGACGCCGGCCGTGGCGCATCGCTCATCGTCTGGGCGATCGCGGAGGGCCGCGCGGCCGCCGCAGCGGTCGACGCATACCTCGAAGGATCAAGCGAGCTGCCGGCGCCCGTGAAGGCGACAGACCGCGCCTTCGCGGCCTGA
- the gltB gene encoding glutamate synthase large subunit yields the protein MPAASGMYDPRHEKDSCGLAMVATTRGTAGHDIVALALEALRNLEHRGAVGSDAGTGDGAGILTQMPDAFLRAVVDFELPEAGAFAAGLVYLPLDDAERERIKERIWEIAGQERLRVLGWREVPTVPDALGKLARAAMPSIHQLFVTGANGPTRGIELDRLTWRLRKRIERELGEYLPSLSSRTITYKGMVTTLQLEPFYPDLSDERFETKLAIVHSRYSTNTFPSWPLAQPLRMIAHNGEINTVEGNRNWMRARESQLASELLGDLRPLKPIVTPGMSDSSSFDEVLELLTLAGRSLPHSIMMMVPPAWENQPDMPQELRDFAEYHSLLMEPWDGPAAISFTDGTLVGATLDRNGLRPGRWLETDDGLVVLASETGVLPIEPSRVVRRGRLQPGVLFLVDTEAGRVVPDEEIKRDLAGMEPWGEWLESSRIHLADLPEREHVAHTAASVTRRQRTFGYTEEEVKILIAPMAKTGAEPLGAMGSDTPIAVLAERPRLLFDYFKQAFAQVTNPPLDSLRESIVTSMTMGLGPVRNLLTATPSHASQIILDFPVIDNDALAKIRSIDRTPGSRRTVVLKGLYRVDDGTASTQAEAMERRLEEMCREVDEAIVDGAQYVILSDRDSTDQLAPIPTLLMTSAVHHHLIKASTRMRVGIVVEAGDVREVHHVALLIGYGASAINPYLAMETAEQLALSGQLGADVETAVRNVIKGLGKGVTKIMSKMGISTVGSYGGAQAFEAVGLSQELVDRYFTGTHSPLGGVDLGVIAEENRLRHRAAYPDERAPFAHERLATGGEYQWRRDGAPHLFNPETVFKLQHATRTGRYEVFQEYTQLVDDQTAELKTLRGLMRLRTDASTAIPIDEVEPISEIVKRFSTGAMSYGSISKEAHETLAIAMNRLGAKSNTGEGGEDADRLLDPERRSAIKQVASGRFGVTSMYLTHADDIQIKMAQGAKPGEGGQLPPGKVYPWVARTRHATAGVGLISPPPHHDIYSIEDLKQLIFDLKRANTSARVHVKLVSQSGIGAVAAGVAKAKADVVLVSGHDGGTGASPLNSLKHAGTPWEIGLAETQHTLMMNGLRERVSVQVDGQLKTGRDVIIGALLGAEEFGFATAPLVVSGCIMMRVCHLDTCPVGVATQNPVLRQRFTGKPEFVIQFFEFLAQQVRELLAELGLRSIDEAIGRSDLLDVDPAIQHWKADGLDLAPVLTRPAGAHGAPRRMTEQDHELEQQLDTRLLPQLEQALDAGERLVLELEIANTDRALGTMLGNAITLRAGEDGLAPGTVDLTLHGSAGQSLGAFVPRGIALRLHGDANDYVGKGLSGGLITVRPPADAALVAEHNVIAGNVIGYGATSGELYLRGVVGERFLVRNSGATAVCEGAGDHALEYMTGGIAVILGTTGRNIGAGMSGGCAYILDLDQRLLNQDSFHQGELRVEGLAEEDSIELRAILSRHVELTGSAVAAALLESDLQRISKLVPRDWAMVRSIRLDAEKQGVDPDSDNIWRKILEVTGG from the coding sequence ATGCCCGCTGCCTCCGGCATGTACGACCCGAGGCACGAGAAGGATTCCTGCGGTCTGGCCATGGTCGCCACGACGCGCGGCACGGCCGGCCACGACATCGTCGCGCTGGCGCTCGAGGCGCTGCGCAACCTCGAGCATCGCGGCGCGGTCGGCTCTGACGCGGGCACCGGTGACGGTGCGGGCATCCTGACGCAGATGCCCGATGCGTTCCTGCGGGCCGTGGTGGACTTCGAGCTGCCCGAGGCCGGGGCCTTCGCCGCGGGGCTCGTCTACCTGCCGCTCGACGACGCGGAGCGGGAGCGCATCAAGGAGCGCATCTGGGAGATCGCCGGCCAGGAGCGCCTGCGCGTGCTCGGCTGGCGCGAGGTGCCGACCGTGCCCGACGCGCTCGGCAAGCTCGCCCGCGCGGCGATGCCGTCGATCCACCAGCTCTTCGTCACGGGCGCCAACGGGCCGACGCGGGGCATCGAGCTCGACCGCCTCACCTGGCGCCTGCGCAAGCGCATCGAGCGCGAGCTGGGGGAGTACCTGCCGTCGCTCTCGAGCCGCACCATCACCTACAAGGGCATGGTGACGACCCTCCAGCTCGAGCCGTTCTACCCCGATCTGAGCGACGAGCGCTTCGAGACGAAGCTCGCGATCGTCCACTCTCGCTACTCGACGAACACCTTCCCCTCCTGGCCGCTCGCGCAGCCGCTGCGCATGATCGCCCACAACGGCGAGATCAACACGGTCGAGGGCAACCGCAACTGGATGCGCGCGCGCGAGTCGCAGCTGGCGAGCGAGCTGCTCGGCGACCTGCGCCCGCTGAAGCCCATCGTGACGCCCGGCATGAGCGACTCCTCGTCGTTCGACGAGGTGCTCGAGCTGCTGACGCTCGCCGGCCGCTCGCTGCCGCACTCGATCATGATGATGGTGCCGCCGGCGTGGGAGAACCAGCCGGACATGCCGCAGGAGCTGCGCGACTTCGCCGAGTACCACTCGCTGCTCATGGAGCCGTGGGACGGCCCGGCGGCCATCAGCTTCACCGACGGGACGCTGGTCGGCGCGACGCTCGACCGCAACGGCCTGCGCCCCGGGCGCTGGCTCGAGACGGACGACGGGCTCGTCGTGCTGGCGAGCGAGACCGGTGTGCTGCCGATCGAGCCCAGCCGCGTCGTGCGCCGCGGCCGCCTGCAGCCGGGCGTGCTCTTCCTGGTCGACACCGAGGCGGGCCGCGTCGTGCCCGACGAGGAGATCAAGCGCGACCTCGCCGGCATGGAGCCCTGGGGTGAATGGCTCGAGTCGAGCCGCATCCACCTCGCCGACCTGCCGGAGCGCGAGCACGTCGCGCACACCGCCGCATCCGTCACGCGCCGGCAGCGCACCTTCGGCTACACCGAGGAGGAGGTGAAGATCCTCATCGCGCCGATGGCAAAGACCGGCGCCGAGCCGCTGGGAGCGATGGGATCCGACACCCCCATCGCGGTGCTCGCCGAGCGCCCGCGGCTGCTCTTCGACTACTTCAAGCAGGCCTTCGCGCAGGTGACGAACCCGCCGCTCGACTCGCTGCGGGAGTCGATCGTGACGAGCATGACGATGGGCCTGGGGCCGGTGCGCAACCTGCTCACGGCGACGCCCTCGCACGCGAGCCAGATCATCCTCGACTTCCCCGTGATCGACAACGACGCGCTGGCGAAGATCCGCTCGATCGACCGCACGCCCGGCTCGCGCCGCACCGTCGTGCTCAAGGGGCTCTACCGCGTCGATGACGGCACCGCTTCGACGCAGGCCGAGGCGATGGAGCGCAGGCTCGAGGAGATGTGCCGCGAGGTCGACGAGGCCATCGTCGATGGCGCGCAGTACGTCATCCTCTCCGACCGCGACTCCACCGATCAGCTCGCGCCGATCCCGACCCTGCTCATGACGAGCGCCGTGCACCACCACCTCATCAAGGCATCCACGCGCATGCGCGTCGGCATCGTCGTCGAGGCCGGCGACGTGCGCGAGGTGCACCACGTGGCGCTGCTGATCGGCTATGGCGCGAGCGCCATCAACCCCTACCTGGCGATGGAGACGGCCGAGCAGCTCGCGCTCTCCGGCCAGCTGGGCGCCGACGTCGAGACCGCGGTGCGCAACGTCATCAAGGGGCTCGGCAAGGGCGTGACGAAGATCATGTCGAAGATGGGCATCTCGACCGTCGGCTCCTACGGCGGCGCGCAGGCGTTCGAGGCCGTCGGGCTCTCGCAAGAGCTCGTCGACCGCTACTTCACGGGCACGCACTCGCCGCTCGGCGGCGTCGACCTGGGCGTGATCGCCGAGGAGAACCGGCTGCGACACCGGGCCGCCTATCCCGACGAGCGGGCGCCCTTCGCACACGAGCGGCTCGCGACCGGCGGCGAGTACCAGTGGCGCCGCGACGGCGCCCCGCACCTGTTCAACCCGGAGACGGTGTTCAAGCTGCAGCACGCGACCCGCACCGGCCGCTACGAGGTGTTCCAGGAGTACACGCAGCTCGTCGACGACCAGACGGCCGAGCTCAAGACGCTGCGCGGTCTCATGCGGCTGCGCACCGACGCCTCGACCGCGATCCCGATCGACGAGGTCGAGCCGATCTCCGAGATCGTCAAGCGCTTCTCCACCGGCGCGATGAGCTACGGCTCCATCTCGAAGGAGGCGCACGAGACGCTCGCGATCGCCATGAACCGGCTGGGCGCGAAGTCGAACACCGGCGAGGGCGGTGAGGATGCCGACCGGCTGCTCGACCCCGAGCGCCGCAGCGCGATCAAGCAGGTCGCCTCCGGGCGCTTCGGCGTGACGAGCATGTACCTCACGCACGCCGACGACATCCAGATCAAGATGGCGCAGGGCGCGAAGCCCGGCGAGGGCGGCCAGCTGCCGCCGGGCAAGGTCTACCCCTGGGTCGCCCGCACGCGGCACGCGACTGCGGGCGTCGGCCTCATCTCGCCGCCGCCGCACCACGACATCTACTCGATCGAGGATCTCAAGCAGCTGATCTTCGACCTCAAGCGCGCCAACACATCCGCCCGTGTGCACGTGAAGCTCGTCTCGCAGTCGGGCATCGGCGCGGTCGCGGCGGGCGTGGCGAAGGCGAAGGCGGATGTCGTGCTCGTCTCCGGCCACGACGGCGGCACGGGCGCGAGCCCGCTGAACTCGCTGAAGCACGCCGGCACGCCGTGGGAGATCGGCCTGGCCGAGACGCAGCACACGCTGATGATGAACGGCCTGCGCGAGCGCGTGAGCGTGCAGGTCGACGGTCAGCTGAAGACCGGCCGCGACGTCATCATCGGCGCGCTGCTCGGCGCGGAGGAGTTCGGGTTCGCGACCGCACCGCTCGTGGTCTCCGGCTGCATCATGATGCGCGTCTGCCACCTCGACACCTGCCCCGTGGGCGTCGCGACGCAGAACCCCGTGCTGCGACAGCGCTTCACCGGCAAGCCTGAGTTCGTCATCCAGTTCTTCGAGTTCCTCGCGCAGCAGGTGCGCGAGCTGCTCGCCGAGCTCGGCCTGCGCTCGATCGACGAGGCGATCGGCCGCTCGGACCTGCTCGACGTCGACCCGGCCATCCAGCACTGGAAGGCCGACGGGCTCGACCTCGCACCGGTGCTCACGCGGCCAGCGGGTGCGCACGGCGCACCTCGGCGGATGACCGAGCAGGATCACGAGCTCGAGCAGCAGCTCGACACGCGACTCCTCCCGCAGCTCGAGCAGGCGCTCGACGCGGGGGAGCGGCTCGTGCTCGAGCTCGAGATCGCGAACACCGACCGCGCGCTCGGCACGATGCTCGGCAACGCCATCACGCTCCGCGCAGGCGAGGACGGCCTCGCGCCCGGCACGGTCGACCTGACGCTGCACGGCTCCGCGGGCCAGTCGCTCGGCGCCTTCGTGCCGCGCGGCATCGCGCTGCGGCTGCACGGCGACGCCAACGACTACGTCGGCAAGGGCCTCTCCGGCGGTCTCATCACCGTGCGGCCTCCTGCCGACGCCGCGCTCGTCGCCGAGCACAACGTCATCGCAGGCAACGTGATCGGCTACGGCGCCACGAGCGGCGAGCTCTACCTGCGCGGCGTCGTGGGCGAGCGCTTCCTGGTGCGCAACTCCGGCGCGACCGCCGTGTGCGAAGGCGCCGGCGACCACGCCCTCGAGTACATGACCGGCGGCATCGCCGTCATCCTCGGCACCACCGGCCGCAACATCGGCGCCGGCATGTCCGGCGGCTGCGCCTACATCCTCGACCTCGATCAACGGCTGCTCAACCAGGACTCGTTCCACCAGGGCGAGCTGCGGGTCGAGGGTCTCGCCGAGGAGGACAGCATCGAGCTGCGCGCGATCCTCTCCCGGCACGTCGAGCTGACGGGCTCCGCGGTCGCCGCGGCGCTGCTCGAGTCCGACCTGCAGCGCATCTCGAAGCTCGTGCCCCGCGACTGGGCGATGGTGCGATCCATCCGACTCGACGCCGAGAAGCAGGGCGTCGATCCCGACTCTGACAACATCTGGCGCAAGATCCTGGAGGTGACCGGTGGCTGA